A genome region from Setaria italica strain Yugu1 chromosome III, Setaria_italica_v2.0, whole genome shotgun sequence includes the following:
- the LOC101766600 gene encoding glycine cleavage system H protein 2, mitochondrial yields MNIFVTVALLLPLQFVSHLMLCIFLVLTHFFPSVLKDLKYADTHEWVKVEDGSATIGITDHAQDHLGDVVYVELPEVGNSVYQVKKFGAVERVKATSDINSPVSGEVVEVNGKLSEEPGLVNASSYDHGWIIKVKLSDSGELSSLMDDEKYLKFCEEEDKH; encoded by the exons ATGAACATTTTTGTTACTGTTGCTCTTTTACTACCACTTCAGTTTGTATCACATCTCATGCTATGCATCTTTCTTGTTCTTACCCACTTTTTTCCCTCAGTCCTGAAGGATCTGAAGTATGCTGACACACATGAATGGGTGAAGGTCGAGGACGGTTCAGCAACTATTGGGATTACTGACCATGCTCAG GACCATTTGGGTGATGTCGTGTATGTGGAGCTGCCAGAAGTGGGTAACAGTGTATACCAGGTAAAGAAGTTTGGTGCTGTTGAAAGGGTGAAGGCAACCAGTGATATTAACTCACCTGTATCTGGAGAGGTCGTTGAAGTGAATGGGAAACTAAGCGAGGAACCTGGATTG GTCAATGCAAGTTCATATGACCATGGATGGATTATCAAGGTCAAGCTCAGTGATTCAGGTGAGCTCAGTTCGCTGATGGATGATGAGAAGTACTTGAAATTCTGTGAGGAAGAAGACAAGCATTGA